A portion of the Deltaproteobacteria bacterium genome contains these proteins:
- a CDS encoding extracellular solute-binding protein, whose product MMRLGYSWLVILIALGDATAFAQTKASDKEWAAIVDGAKKEGKVVVAGSPDPVMRNDVIPKFTARYGIPVEFIAGRSSEITGRVKTERAAGIYSVDVFLAGPDTTATVLYGEKLIDPLKPVLVMPEVADGAKWKRGKIWFADPEERFVVRAFSSVATMLFINTDNVKPEELRAAKDLLNPKWRSKISAEDPTAIGSGSNAAARFYHDLGEDFVRKLYVEQKTVRTRERRQMTDWLARGTQPICLNCREDDVRPLIKDGFKLLEIFELVDMPPSINGSPWMMTLANKAPNPKAAQLFANWMIAKEGLETYARGYGSATLRTDIDESFLNPANLPKKNIKYFDDTDWKWVISGRQEYREKVWQVLKGK is encoded by the coding sequence ATGATGCGCTTGGGATATTCGTGGCTCGTGATACTGATCGCCTTAGGCGATGCGACTGCATTTGCGCAGACCAAAGCTAGCGATAAGGAATGGGCGGCGATCGTCGACGGGGCCAAGAAAGAGGGCAAGGTCGTGGTCGCCGGTTCTCCCGATCCAGTGATGCGCAACGATGTGATTCCTAAATTCACCGCGCGCTACGGCATTCCGGTCGAGTTTATCGCCGGGCGGTCGAGTGAAATTACCGGCCGGGTTAAAACCGAGCGCGCGGCGGGAATTTATAGTGTCGACGTGTTTCTTGCCGGGCCCGACACCACGGCGACGGTGCTCTATGGTGAGAAGTTGATCGATCCTTTGAAGCCGGTCCTGGTCATGCCCGAAGTCGCCGACGGCGCCAAGTGGAAGCGCGGCAAGATTTGGTTCGCCGATCCCGAAGAGCGTTTCGTGGTGCGGGCGTTTAGCAGTGTGGCGACCATGCTGTTTATCAATACCGATAACGTCAAGCCCGAGGAGCTGCGCGCGGCGAAGGATTTATTGAATCCCAAATGGCGCAGCAAAATTTCCGCCGAAGATCCGACCGCTATCGGCTCCGGCTCCAACGCCGCGGCGCGTTTTTATCACGACCTTGGCGAAGACTTTGTCCGCAAGCTTTATGTCGAGCAAAAAACCGTGCGCACTCGCGAACGGCGCCAGATGACCGATTGGCTGGCGCGCGGCACCCAGCCGATTTGTCTCAATTGCCGCGAAGACGACGTCCGGCCGCTGATCAAAGACGGCTTTAAACTTTTGGAGATCTTCGAACTCGTCGACATGCCGCCGTCGATCAACGGCTCACCGTGGATGATGACATTGGCTAACAAGGCGCCCAATCCGAAAGCGGCGCAATTGTTCGCCAACTGGATGATCGCCAAGGAAGGCTTGGAGACTTATGCGCGCGGCTACGGTTCGGCGACGCTGCGCACGGATATCGACGAGTCGTTTCTCAATCCGGCCAATTTGCCGAAAAAAAATATCAAATATTTCGACGACACCGATTGGAAGTGGGTGATCAGCGGCCGCCAGGAGTATCGCGAAAAAGTTTGGCAAGTGCTCAAAGGCAAATAA
- a CDS encoding alkaline phosphatase gives MRLLIRHFFSPEGTSESSPKSPLSYRRLSYVLAIAALLSFPRSLPAQNGAQVLAGAGDIASCDTDKAQATAKLLDKIPGSIFTAGDNVYPNGTHQEFIECYGLSWGRHRGRTRPALGNHDYETKQAAPYFKYFGANAGPAGRGHYSYDLGAWHILSLNSNTNAPTWGTQQEEWLRKDLAANPSACKLAYWHHPFVSSGKNHGNSPHMRNLFAILYRHGADVAVSGHDHIYERFGPQDADGKADGRGVRQFIAGTGGAALYEIGVVKPNSQVRNSATHGVIKFTLHATSYDWEFIPIAGQSFRDRGSASCHGTKATK, from the coding sequence CTGCGGTTGTTGATCCGTCATTTTTTTTCACCAGAGGGGACTTCGGAATCGTCACCGAAGTCCCCTCTGTCTTATCGCCGCCTGTCGTATGTCTTGGCGATTGCAGCGCTGCTCAGCTTTCCGCGATCACTGCCGGCGCAAAATGGCGCGCAGGTTTTAGCCGGCGCCGGCGATATCGCCAGTTGCGATACCGACAAAGCGCAGGCCACGGCAAAGTTGCTGGATAAAATTCCTGGCTCGATATTCACGGCTGGCGATAACGTTTATCCGAACGGAACCCATCAAGAGTTTATCGAATGTTACGGTCTCAGTTGGGGGCGCCATCGTGGGCGCACTCGCCCGGCGCTGGGCAATCACGATTATGAAACTAAACAGGCGGCGCCTTATTTCAAATATTTCGGCGCCAACGCTGGGCCCGCCGGTCGCGGCCATTACAGTTACGATCTTGGCGCGTGGCATATCCTATCGCTCAACAGCAACACCAATGCGCCCACCTGGGGCACGCAACAAGAAGAATGGCTGCGCAAAGATTTGGCGGCGAATCCCTCGGCGTGCAAGCTCGCCTATTGGCATCATCCCTTTGTCAGTTCGGGTAAGAACCACGGCAACAGTCCGCATATGCGAAATTTATTCGCGATTCTTTACCGCCATGGCGCCGACGTTGCGGTGAGCGGCCACGATCATATTTACGAGCGCTTCGGGCCGCAGGATGCCGATGGCAAGGCTGACGGGCGGGGCGTGCGCCAATTTATTGCCGGCACCGGCGGCGCGGCGCTCTACGAGATCGGCGTGGTCAAACCTAACAGCCAAGTGCGCAACAGCGCCACCCATGGCGTGATCAAATTCACGCTTCATGCCACCAGCTACGATTGGGAATTTATTCCCATCGCCGGGCAAAGTTTCCGCGACCGCGGCAGCGCGTCATGCCACGGTACCAAAGCGACGAAGTGA